Proteins encoded in a region of the Teredinibacter purpureus genome:
- the bfr gene encoding bacterioferritin — MQSSPLIISTLNDVLATELTSINHYFLHARMYKNWGFENLNHVSFKKSIKDMKQADELIERILMLDGLPNLQKLNPLQIGEHTEEMLGCDLSFQQHAIAQLKAAIATCEQEQDYVSRSMLDELLESEETYLDWIETQQHLVSTTGIQNYLQSQLSEGE, encoded by the coding sequence ATGCAATCAAGCCCACTCATTATTAGTACGCTAAACGACGTGTTGGCAACCGAACTTACTTCCATTAATCATTACTTTTTACACGCTCGTATGTACAAGAACTGGGGTTTCGAGAATCTCAATCACGTGAGCTTCAAAAAGTCGATAAAAGACATGAAGCAAGCCGACGAATTGATCGAACGTATTTTAATGCTTGACGGTTTGCCCAATTTACAAAAATTAAACCCTCTGCAAATAGGTGAGCATACAGAAGAGATGCTTGGCTGCGATTTAAGTTTTCAACAACACGCTATCGCGCAATTAAAGGCGGCCATTGCCACCTGTGAACAAGAGCAAGATTACGTTAGTCGCTCGATGCTCGATGAATTATTAGAAAGCGAAGAAACGTATTTAGACTGGATAGAAACACAACAACATCTTGTGAGTACGACCGGTATTCAGAATTATCTGCAATCACAATTATCAGAAGGCGAATAG
- a CDS encoding YkoF family thiamine/hydroxymethylpyrimidine-binding protein translates to MKLSVELTLYPLQNDYLPIIVETIEKLNTYEGVDVNTVPTATILAGEYSAVMFAINDVIAWSFNRYGKCVFVAKFLPGYEAL, encoded by the coding sequence ATGAAATTAAGCGTAGAACTTACCCTCTATCCTCTCCAAAATGATTACCTTCCTATCATTGTCGAAACCATCGAAAAACTGAATACATACGAAGGTGTTGATGTTAACACCGTACCCACGGCAACCATTCTCGCGGGTGAATACAGCGCGGTTATGTTCGCTATCAATGATGTAATTGCGTGGAGTTTTAACCGCTATGGGAAATGCGTTTTTGTCGCGAAATTCTTGCCGGGCTATGAGGCGCTATAA
- a CDS encoding TonB-dependent receptor, translating to MFSKFQPLATLSSLLVLSLSGVALGQNTEEVVEEVLITGEIRSTRPLELANSVSVIDETVIKARNAKNLEDLLNIAPNVNYSTGASRGRYIQIRGIGERSQFVAPINPSVGVIVDGIDFTGLATGVTALDTAQVEVFRGPQGTLYGANALAGMINVVGNRPEETTAGAIAAGAGSHGTFDVSGMFTTPLSENAGWRVAVQKNVSNGYIQNDFLNRDDTNNLDELSLRNHLSFQVLETLSVDLTSYYIDVDNGYDAFSLDNNRTTFSDEPGHDRQTTVAHALSAGYEGLSFADVNAVVSYASSDVEYGYDEDWANLNLCTDFPTCIYGSYSSADNYERDNSNRSVDVRFVSKATQGPLKWAVGVYDRNQQVDLLRTYFGDYSSRYTTDSTAIYGQVDYQLSDVLTLIGGLRNEVFDANFNDSEAVAFKPSDNFWGGKLALEAKVAESTLVYGLVSRGYKAGGFNADPLLDDDLRLFEPESMVNYEVGVKGNWLDNTLTAQLAGFYQERTDIQAKQSRAYPIEGEAYVDFVEYLSNAEAGSNAGLEAEVNWRANESLTIFSTVGLLNTNYDGFENRSHVDRNEETGDGYDMSQRDQAHAPNYQYFVAAQYDFSLPINVRVELEGKDSFYFSESHNEKSEPYNLLNIRLTYDRDAVSVSLWGKNLTDETIETRGFYFSHAGGNDPRKGYAPEPYTQKGAPLTYGVSASYRF from the coding sequence ATGTTCTCCAAGTTCCAACCATTAGCCACCCTTTCTTCCTTGCTCGTGCTGTCCCTCAGTGGTGTAGCGCTGGGTCAAAACACCGAAGAGGTTGTAGAAGAGGTGTTGATCACCGGTGAAATCCGGTCGACCCGTCCGCTAGAGCTTGCTAACAGCGTTTCGGTAATTGATGAAACCGTTATTAAAGCGCGTAATGCGAAAAATCTAGAAGATTTGTTAAATATCGCACCAAACGTCAACTACTCCACAGGTGCCTCTCGCGGCCGCTATATTCAGATTCGGGGTATTGGCGAGCGCAGCCAATTTGTTGCACCCATTAATCCATCGGTAGGCGTTATTGTTGACGGGATAGATTTTACCGGTTTGGCAACAGGTGTAACCGCGTTGGATACCGCTCAAGTTGAAGTTTTTCGAGGCCCACAGGGAACACTCTACGGCGCCAATGCACTTGCTGGCATGATCAATGTCGTGGGTAACCGCCCAGAAGAGACCACCGCAGGGGCAATAGCGGCCGGCGCTGGCAGTCATGGAACATTTGATGTGAGTGGCATGTTTACCACGCCCTTGAGCGAAAACGCTGGGTGGAGAGTGGCAGTCCAAAAAAATGTCAGTAATGGCTATATTCAAAATGATTTCTTAAACCGGGACGACACCAACAACCTCGACGAGTTAAGCCTACGTAATCATCTTAGTTTCCAGGTGTTAGAAACGTTGAGCGTAGATCTGACGAGTTACTATATCGATGTCGACAATGGCTATGATGCGTTTAGTTTGGACAACAACCGTACAACCTTCTCAGACGAACCGGGCCATGACCGCCAAACTACCGTTGCCCATGCCCTTAGCGCAGGCTACGAAGGTTTAAGCTTTGCCGACGTGAATGCGGTAGTGAGTTATGCTTCTTCAGACGTTGAGTATGGCTACGATGAAGATTGGGCCAACCTCAACCTGTGTACCGATTTTCCAACGTGTATCTATGGTTCTTATTCTTCTGCCGATAACTATGAGCGTGACAACAGTAATCGCTCGGTTGATGTACGCTTTGTATCAAAAGCCACGCAAGGGCCGTTGAAATGGGCCGTGGGTGTCTATGATAGAAATCAGCAAGTGGATTTATTGCGTACTTATTTCGGAGACTACTCGAGCCGATACACTACAGACAGCACCGCAATCTACGGACAGGTCGACTATCAGTTATCCGACGTGTTGACGCTTATCGGTGGATTACGCAACGAAGTTTTCGATGCGAACTTTAACGATAGCGAAGCCGTAGCGTTTAAACCAAGCGATAATTTTTGGGGTGGGAAGCTCGCACTTGAAGCAAAAGTTGCTGAATCTACATTAGTGTATGGATTAGTGTCACGTGGTTACAAAGCGGGCGGCTTTAACGCCGATCCACTGTTGGACGATGATTTGCGTCTATTTGAGCCCGAATCTATGGTGAACTACGAAGTAGGTGTGAAAGGCAACTGGTTAGATAACACGCTAACGGCTCAGCTCGCAGGTTTCTACCAAGAGCGTACCGATATTCAAGCGAAGCAATCGAGGGCCTATCCTATTGAAGGCGAAGCCTATGTAGACTTTGTAGAGTATCTCTCGAATGCTGAAGCTGGGTCGAATGCAGGTCTCGAAGCTGAGGTGAACTGGCGTGCGAACGAATCTTTGACGATATTCAGCACCGTTGGGCTATTGAATACGAATTATGACGGCTTTGAAAACCGCAGCCACGTTGACAGGAATGAAGAGACTGGTGATGGATATGATATGAGCCAGCGAGATCAGGCTCATGCGCCTAACTATCAATATTTCGTTGCTGCACAATATGATTTCTCATTGCCCATTAATGTTCGTGTCGAACTTGAAGGTAAAGACAGCTTCTATTTTTCTGAAAGCCACAATGAGAAAAGTGAACCGTATAACCTGCTGAATATTCGCCTGACATATGATCGTGACGCGGTGTCCGTATCGTTGTGGGGCAAAAACTTGACAGATGAAACCATTGAAACGCGGGGTTTCTATTTTAGCCATGCCGGTGGCAACGACCCGCGCAAAGGTTATGCGCCTGAACCTTATACGCAAAAAGGTGCTCCATTAACTTATGGTGTAAGCGCAAGCTATCGCTTCTAG
- a CDS encoding BlaI/MecI/CopY family transcriptional regulator has protein sequence MSNPTQAELEILNILWESGELRVQDVHEKLSSIRTIGYTTTLKSMQVMVQKGLLDRRLDGRSHIYFTAIQETTTKNKLLSRFVDNTFRGSSSKLVMQLFGNNSVSKKEVDEIRSFLDNLEDKE, from the coding sequence GTGTCCAACCCCACACAAGCAGAACTTGAAATACTGAATATTCTCTGGGAATCGGGAGAGTTGCGTGTGCAGGACGTTCACGAAAAGTTAAGTAGCATTCGTACCATTGGTTACACCACCACACTGAAGTCGATGCAGGTTATGGTTCAAAAAGGTTTATTAGATAGACGCCTCGACGGGCGCAGCCATATCTATTTTACCGCTATTCAAGAAACAACCACTAAAAATAAGCTTCTCTCACGTTTCGTCGACAATACCTTTCGTGGCTCCTCAAGCAAGCTTGTGATGCAACTTTTTGGCAACAACTCCGTCAGCAAAAAAGAAGTCGATGAAATTAGATCCTTTCTAGATAATTTAGAGGATAAAGAATAA
- the bfr gene encoding bacterioferritin, whose protein sequence is MKGNTTIISTLNGLLAFELAAMDQYFVHSEMYADWGLTKLHERIAHEFEDEKGHAKKLIERILFLEGVPDMVTRDGLSIGSDVPSMLQSDLNVEYAVANGLKNAIKLCETEKDYVTREILEILLDDTERDHAYWLEQQLGLIDRIGLQNYLQSQM, encoded by the coding sequence ATGAAAGGCAACACAACCATCATCAGTACGCTCAACGGTCTACTCGCCTTCGAATTGGCCGCAATGGATCAATATTTTGTTCATTCCGAAATGTATGCAGACTGGGGCCTTACGAAATTACATGAACGTATCGCTCATGAATTTGAAGATGAAAAAGGGCACGCTAAAAAGTTAATTGAGCGTATTTTGTTTTTAGAAGGTGTGCCCGATATGGTGACACGGGACGGCTTAAGCATTGGAAGTGATGTACCTTCAATGCTGCAAAGTGATTTGAACGTGGAGTATGCGGTAGCGAACGGATTAAAAAACGCCATTAAATTATGCGAAACTGAAAAAGATTACGTTACACGCGAAATATTAGAAATACTCTTAGATGATACCGAGCGTGACCACGCTTATTGGCTAGAACAGCAACTTGGCTTAATTGATAGAATTGGCCTACAAAATTACCTGCAATCACAAATGTAA
- a CDS encoding phosphotransferase, with the protein MTQMAVVMQTRVNAALNTWQSWPLNLRQAPRLVKVLDSGGTNRSYLIEAKHDKYSPEHRASFSPNQRRLFCLRVNTEQSQALGINRNRELDILHVLQSSNLVPKLLHFDRALDFSLFEYAEGRTWSRHDLTRLSQRERLFSAIEQFQRVSVNISRFNYLAHINGYIEELDKRQTSLSEAKRSELNHYLTELDDFMRTSWQPVLCHHDLIPENIIETDNGLVLLDWEYAGLGHPEFDRRYVKQCLAGGLEWSVEGLHKGDTVDKLIYWLVVLWQALN; encoded by the coding sequence ATGACGCAAATGGCAGTAGTAATGCAGACACGCGTGAATGCAGCGTTGAACACCTGGCAATCCTGGCCATTGAATCTAAGGCAAGCCCCTCGTTTAGTTAAAGTGTTAGATAGTGGTGGCACTAATCGTAGCTATCTCATTGAAGCAAAACACGATAAATATAGCCCAGAACATCGCGCATCGTTTAGCCCGAATCAACGCCGTTTATTTTGTTTGCGCGTTAACACTGAACAATCCCAAGCGCTAGGAATCAATCGCAATCGCGAGCTGGATATTCTCCACGTTTTGCAATCGTCAAACCTTGTTCCCAAGCTTCTTCATTTTGATAGGGCGTTAGATTTCTCGTTGTTTGAATATGCAGAAGGTAGAACTTGGTCACGTCATGACCTTACACGTTTAAGCCAGCGAGAACGGCTTTTTTCGGCAATAGAACAGTTTCAACGTGTCTCGGTTAATATCTCGCGTTTTAATTATTTGGCGCATATTAACGGTTATATCGAAGAGCTCGATAAGCGCCAAACTTCACTTTCAGAGGCGAAGCGCTCAGAGCTTAATCATTATTTAACCGAGCTGGATGATTTTATGCGTACCAGCTGGCAGCCGGTGCTGTGCCACCATGACCTCATCCCAGAAAATATTATTGAGACGGACAACGGCCTAGTGTTGCTCGACTGGGAATACGCTGGCTTGGGTCATCCAGAATTCGATCGTCGCTATGTGAAGCAATGTTTAGCGGGTGGGTTGGAGTGGTCCGTTGAAGGTCTTCATAAAGGCGATACAGTAGACAAATTAATTTATTGGTTGGTGGTACTGTGGCAGGCACTTAATTAG
- a CDS encoding DUF3014 domain-containing protein — protein sequence MRDDTRDLGDGNLDGPPEAIHSKRSSTTFVIVLIVVALLAAGVYLLSNRSSAPIIPVVAPTTPIPTPVSTPAPTATPAPDTDLLQPTAQPAPTAEPLPTLDNSDEPLRTTLLETQGLTSLVALLTPDDIIRKFVRAVFNLNQGKVVPQYRPLNGPTSAFKAQAIGRMAEIPSPENSNETIQTALFRNPPQNQQRYSVYVSLAEQLNLSAITQLYRLYYPLLQRAYEELGEGPAEFHTLVLGALRSFSATPHIEREPELILIRAQYQFLDPTLEALPNTQKLILRMGIENRESLQKTLTMLEKSLSSLTL from the coding sequence ATGCGCGACGACACCCGTGACTTAGGGGATGGTAATTTAGACGGACCACCAGAAGCCATTCACTCTAAACGTTCTTCTACAACCTTTGTGATTGTACTCATCGTAGTTGCATTGCTCGCTGCCGGTGTTTACCTGCTATCCAACCGTAGCTCGGCACCCATTATTCCCGTTGTAGCGCCCACAACACCTATTCCCACACCGGTCAGCACGCCGGCGCCAACGGCAACACCCGCGCCGGATACCGACCTGCTACAACCCACTGCTCAACCAGCGCCAACCGCCGAACCATTACCGACGCTAGACAATAGCGATGAGCCCCTGCGAACAACACTTCTAGAAACTCAGGGTTTAACATCACTGGTGGCGTTACTCACCCCCGACGATATTATTCGAAAATTTGTTCGCGCCGTTTTTAATCTAAACCAAGGTAAAGTTGTACCGCAATACCGCCCCCTGAACGGACCAACATCAGCCTTTAAAGCACAAGCTATAGGCCGTATGGCTGAAATCCCATCGCCCGAAAATAGCAATGAAACCATTCAAACAGCGCTCTTTCGTAACCCCCCGCAAAACCAGCAACGCTATAGCGTTTACGTGAGCCTTGCCGAACAACTTAATCTTTCCGCTATAACGCAGCTGTACCGGCTTTACTACCCATTATTACAACGCGCTTACGAAGAATTGGGAGAAGGGCCAGCCGAATTTCACACCCTTGTACTGGGGGCGTTGCGCAGTTTTTCCGCCACACCACACATAGAAAGAGAACCCGAACTCATTTTGATTCGCGCCCAATATCAGTTCTTAGACCCTACGTTAGAAGCATTGCCCAACACTCAAAAATTAATCTTGCGCATGGGAATTGAAAACCGAGAATCTCTACAGAAAACGTTAACAATGCTCGAAAAATCGCTTTCGTCGCTCACTCTTTAA
- a CDS encoding DcaP family trimeric outer membrane transporter, translating into MKAINKTALAASIAAASLFSSSLAQALELATIDNTTIKIGGYIKLDAIASSYSDGSLGAGNLGRDFYVPSLTPVGGNSANSTLDFHTKQTRFNIGTTTKLDGHTLKTFIEMDFQATPNGNERVSNSYTPRLRHAFLTYDKWLFGQTWSTFQNVGALPETVDFIGNTDFGIFVRQPQIRYTSGNFQFSVENPETTVTPNGGGTRIVTDQNPLPDVVARYNYSADGLSITAAALMRQLSYNNGADDSNASSLGFSFSGKYAIGDDDIRFGFNTGSGMGRYIGLNVANGAVMESNGDLTAIDSTAYYLAYRHPWNAQWRSNITYSAISIDNDTRLTGTGVTHATDSLRVNLFYSPVKNLSFGGEVALANRELESGADGSMNRLQFSAKLAF; encoded by the coding sequence ATGAAAGCCATCAATAAAACCGCTTTGGCTGCAAGTATTGCCGCTGCGTCCTTATTCTCATCGTCTTTAGCGCAAGCACTCGAATTAGCGACCATTGATAACACCACGATTAAAATCGGTGGCTATATAAAATTGGATGCTATCGCCAGCAGTTACAGCGATGGCTCACTTGGTGCTGGTAATTTGGGCCGAGATTTTTATGTGCCATCACTCACGCCTGTAGGCGGAAACAGTGCAAATAGCACATTAGATTTTCATACAAAACAAACGCGTTTTAATATTGGCACCACCACCAAACTCGATGGCCACACGTTAAAAACATTTATCGAAATGGATTTTCAAGCAACGCCAAACGGTAACGAGCGCGTGTCCAACTCCTATACGCCACGATTACGGCATGCCTTTCTAACCTACGACAAATGGTTGTTTGGCCAAACATGGTCAACCTTTCAGAATGTAGGCGCGCTTCCAGAAACGGTCGACTTTATTGGCAATACTGATTTTGGGATTTTTGTTCGACAACCCCAAATCCGCTATACCAGTGGCAATTTTCAGTTTTCAGTCGAAAACCCCGAAACAACAGTGACGCCTAATGGCGGCGGAACACGCATTGTAACCGATCAGAACCCTTTACCGGATGTTGTTGCGCGGTATAACTATAGCGCAGACGGCCTTTCAATCACCGCAGCCGCCCTCATGCGCCAATTGTCATACAACAATGGGGCCGATGACAGCAACGCCAGCTCTCTCGGCTTTAGCTTTTCGGGCAAATACGCCATCGGTGATGATGATATTCGTTTTGGTTTTAATACCGGTTCCGGCATGGGGCGCTATATAGGGCTTAATGTTGCTAACGGTGCGGTGATGGAATCCAATGGTGACTTAACCGCGATAGATTCAACGGCTTATTATCTCGCCTACCGGCACCCATGGAACGCCCAATGGCGCAGTAATATCACTTATTCGGCTATCTCCATTGACAACGACACACGCCTTACAGGCACAGGCGTTACCCATGCTACCGATAGCCTACGGGTAAATCTTTTTTATAGCCCCGTCAAGAATCTATCCTTTGGCGGTGAAGTCGCTTTGGCCAACCGAGAGCTGGAATCCGGTGCAGACGGCAGCATGAACCGTCTTCAGTTTTCCGCGAAGCTTGCGTTCTAG
- the pnuC gene encoding nicotinamide riboside transporter PnuC — MLELFQQGFSGLMQQSGWELIAVALAIAYLVLVIRESRWCWPCAFFSTAIFSWVFFDVSLVMESLLNVYYMVMAVYGYWCWQKHNGAAKEKQANLSISFLSFSQHLYAITLIAVLTLVSGYFLSEHTQAAWPYLDSFTTWGAVVTTYMVARKIFENWLYWLVIDSVALYLYWDRELYATALLMMLYLVLVVVGIYTWSRQIRRPPIDESALA; from the coding sequence ATGTTAGAGCTTTTTCAGCAAGGCTTCAGCGGCTTAATGCAACAATCGGGATGGGAATTGATCGCCGTAGCATTAGCAATTGCCTATTTAGTACTTGTGATACGTGAGAGCCGTTGGTGCTGGCCGTGTGCTTTCTTTAGCACTGCAATTTTTAGTTGGGTCTTTTTTGATGTGTCGCTGGTAATGGAATCGCTACTAAATGTTTATTATATGGTTATGGCGGTGTATGGTTACTGGTGTTGGCAAAAACACAATGGGGCGGCTAAAGAGAAGCAAGCAAACTTGTCGATAAGTTTCTTGTCATTTTCACAACATCTTTACGCGATAACATTAATTGCCGTATTAACGTTGGTTAGCGGCTATTTTTTGAGCGAACATACGCAGGCTGCGTGGCCCTATCTCGATTCATTTACAACTTGGGGTGCTGTTGTTACCACGTACATGGTTGCACGCAAAATTTTTGAAAACTGGCTATACTGGCTCGTCATTGATTCCGTTGCTTTGTATCTATATTGGGATCGAGAGCTTTATGCCACCGCATTATTAATGATGCTGTATTTAGTGTTAGTTGTGGTGGGAATTTATACTTGGTCTCGACAAATACGAAGACCGCCGATAGATGAGAGTGCGCTAGCATGA
- a CDS encoding cellulose binding domain-containing protein gives MNISQLKFIPAAALLFAYAAHGLVSGAGEATISMNNNWGSGYCADVTVANNGGSTITDWTLELDLNGANINNLWNGSNSGSTVTPQSHNASIASGSSVTFGYCANGSGTPSIASLSVTGGGTASSSSSSSVSSSSSSSSSVSSSVSSSSSSVSSSVSSSVSSSSSSSVSSSSSSQSSSSTGQCDEQCQWYQDEPRALCANQDTGWGWENGQSCIGRTTCEGQGGSGGVISSCGNSSSSSSSSSSSSSSSSSSSSSSSSSSSSSSSSSSSSSSIAGCDGYATRYWDCCKAHCSWSGNVPDGAEPLGACGVNDQPIGDINAGSACDGGNAHMCQGLSPWAVSNTLSYGYAATSSGDVCGRCFEIQFTGSSHNGGNDPGSAALSGKRMIVQATNIGSDVAGGQFDILVPGGGVGQFNACSSQWGVSNDELGAQYGGFLAACKDELGYNASLSQYKSCLSQRCDNVFGSRGLTDLQQGCQWYVDWFEAADNPSLKYREVACPSAITSRSGVDRGFLNDVSNSCN, from the coding sequence ATGAACATTAGCCAACTAAAATTTATTCCTGCTGCCGCATTATTATTTGCCTATGCTGCTCACGGCTTGGTATCTGGCGCAGGCGAAGCCACTATTTCTATGAACAATAACTGGGGCAGTGGTTACTGTGCCGATGTGACCGTTGCGAATAATGGTGGTAGCACCATTACGGATTGGACTCTAGAGTTAGATCTAAACGGCGCGAATATCAATAACTTGTGGAACGGTAGTAATAGCGGTAGTACCGTTACACCGCAAAGCCATAATGCCTCTATTGCATCGGGTAGCAGCGTTACATTTGGCTATTGTGCTAACGGCAGCGGCACGCCTTCTATTGCGTCACTTTCTGTGACAGGCGGTGGTACTGCATCTTCTAGTTCTTCATCGTCTGTTTCCTCCAGCAGTTCTAGCTCTTCATCGGTGAGCAGCTCGGTGTCTTCTAGCAGTAGTTCTGTGAGCAGTTCGGTAAGCAGTTCTGTTTCTTCATCGAGCAGCAGCTCGGTTTCTTCTTCAAGCAGCAGCCAAAGCTCATCGTCTACCGGCCAATGTGACGAGCAATGTCAGTGGTATCAAGATGAGCCACGAGCGTTGTGTGCGAATCAAGATACCGGTTGGGGTTGGGAAAATGGTCAAAGTTGTATTGGTCGCACTACGTGTGAAGGCCAAGGTGGCAGTGGCGGCGTGATTAGCAGCTGTGGAAATTCTTCCAGCTCTTCTTCAAGTTCGTCTAGCTCCTCTAGCAGTTCTTCTAGCTCTTCTAGTAGTTCTAGCAGTAGCTCTTCCTCAAGTTCTTCTAGCTCCTCAAGTTCAAGTAGCATTGCGGGTTGTGATGGTTATGCAACTCGTTATTGGGATTGCTGTAAAGCACACTGTAGCTGGTCTGGAAATGTACCTGATGGTGCTGAGCCTTTAGGTGCTTGTGGTGTGAATGATCAGCCCATTGGTGACATTAACGCGGGCAGTGCTTGTGATGGCGGTAACGCTCATATGTGTCAGGGTCTATCGCCATGGGCTGTGAGCAATACGTTGTCTTATGGTTATGCGGCAACGTCTAGCGGTGACGTGTGCGGTCGTTGTTTCGAAATCCAATTTACGGGTAGCTCACACAACGGTGGCAATGATCCGGGTTCTGCGGCATTAAGCGGCAAGCGTATGATTGTTCAGGCAACTAATATTGGTTCCGATGTGGCGGGCGGTCAGTTTGACATACTCGTACCTGGCGGCGGCGTTGGTCAATTTAATGCGTGTTCTTCTCAGTGGGGCGTATCAAACGACGAGCTAGGCGCGCAATACGGCGGTTTCCTCGCGGCTTGTAAAGATGAGCTGGGTTATAACGCTAGCTTGTCACAGTATAAAAGCTGCTTGTCTCAGCGTTGCGACAATGTGTTTGGCTCACGTGGCCTGACGGATCTACAACAAGGTTGTCAGTGGTATGTTGACTGGTTTGAAGCGGCCGATAACCCCAGCTTGAAATATCGTGAAGTGGCTTGTCCATCGGCGATAACTTCTCGTTCAGGTGTTGACCGTGGTTTTCTAAACGACGTGAGTAACTCTTGTAACTAA
- a CDS encoding LuxR C-terminal-related transcriptional regulator, whose protein sequence is MYHFHVADDHPLFRNAILGVIQRHYPDAAVSQSVNLDSTIQELEKNDDIDLLLLDLHMPGSTDLFGLIMVREKFPSIPVSIISAVEEVGTISRAMGHGASGYIPKSCSPQMIQQAIQAIMAGDRWVPEEFKGSLSPVDVEEKDLAAKIATLTPQQYRVLAYMREGWLNKQIGFEMGVTEATVKAHITAIFRKLGISNRTQAVIMMKNF, encoded by the coding sequence ATGTATCATTTTCATGTGGCTGATGATCACCCACTTTTTCGTAATGCTATTCTCGGGGTTATACAACGACACTACCCTGATGCAGCGGTGAGTCAATCGGTTAATTTAGACAGCACGATTCAAGAGCTGGAAAAAAATGACGATATTGATTTGTTGCTCCTCGATTTGCACATGCCGGGTAGTACCGATTTATTTGGTTTAATAATGGTGCGTGAAAAATTTCCGAGCATACCTGTGTCAATAATTTCTGCCGTTGAAGAAGTGGGCACCATTAGCCGGGCTATGGGGCATGGCGCGAGTGGTTATATTCCCAAATCCTGTTCGCCGCAAATGATTCAACAAGCAATACAAGCCATTATGGCGGGCGATCGCTGGGTGCCTGAAGAATTTAAAGGTAGTCTCTCGCCGGTTGATGTAGAAGAAAAAGATTTAGCCGCTAAAATTGCTACGCTTACTCCCCAGCAATATCGCGTGTTGGCGTATATGCGCGAAGGTTGGTTGAATAAACAAATAGGGTTTGAAATGGGGGTTACAGAAGCGACCGTAAAAGCCCACATTACCGCAATTTTTCGCAAGCTAGGCATTTCTAATCGAACGCAGGCGGTTATTATGATGAAAAATTTCTAG
- a CDS encoding fasciclin domain-containing protein, whose amino-acid sequence MVTPFKSLAVFTLTIGLAACGGDDNGSPSSTPTAVPTPTPEATTIVDVAVENGGFTTLVAALQATQLDVVLDDPNGTFTVFAPTDAAFALLGEDTINSLLADTETLSDILLYHVISGAAVDATAAVASAGMTVEMANTDSVGLSLSGESLLINTATVILTDIEADNGVIHVIDAVLLPPADNTEPSSNIVETAIAAGSFTTLVTALQAAGLDGTLADESTSFTVFAPTDAAFDVLGTDNIAALLGDPDALEAVLLQHVVAGAAVNSIAAYAANGTAVETASGATIAVAITGGALMVGGAHVTMADIYTSNGIIHVIDAVIIGDVPLP is encoded by the coding sequence ATGGTCACTCCATTTAAATCCTTAGCGGTATTCACACTCACTATCGGCTTGGCTGCCTGTGGAGGAGACGATAACGGTTCTCCTAGTTCAACTCCCACGGCGGTTCCAACCCCCACTCCTGAAGCTACCACCATTGTTGATGTTGCCGTTGAGAACGGTGGTTTTACGACTCTGGTCGCGGCACTCCAGGCAACACAATTAGATGTTGTACTGGATGACCCGAATGGAACGTTTACGGTATTTGCGCCCACAGATGCAGCTTTCGCATTGCTCGGCGAGGACACCATTAATAGCTTGCTTGCAGACACCGAAACCTTATCCGATATTTTGTTATATCACGTCATTAGCGGAGCAGCAGTAGACGCGACCGCGGCGGTTGCCAGCGCAGGGATGACGGTTGAAATGGCCAACACCGATAGTGTGGGTTTGTCGTTAAGCGGCGAATCACTACTGATCAATACAGCGACGGTAATTCTGACCGACATTGAAGCCGATAACGGCGTTATTCACGTGATTGATGCGGTGCTATTACCGCCGGCAGACAATACAGAGCCGAGTTCCAATATCGTCGAAACGGCAATAGCGGCGGGCAGCTTTACCACGTTGGTTACTGCGTTACAGGCTGCGGGTCTAGACGGCACGTTGGCTGATGAGTCCACCAGCTTTACCGTATTCGCGCCCACAGATGCCGCGTTTGACGTGTTAGGTACCGATAACATTGCGGCCTTATTGGGTGACCCCGATGCACTAGAAGCTGTATTGTTACAGCATGTGGTTGCCGGCGCAGCAGTGAACTCCATAGCGGCTTATGCGGCCAACGGCACCGCGGTAGAAACGGCGAGCGGCGCGACTATAGCGGTAGCGATTACAGGTGGAGCGCTTATGGTCGGTGGTGCGCACGTTACTATGGCCGATATCTACACGAGCAACGGCATTATTCACGTTATAGACGCCGTCATAATCGGTGACGTTCCATTACCTTAA